One window of Stenotrophomonas indicatrix genomic DNA carries:
- a CDS encoding rhomboid family intramembrane serine protease, protein MFVSLPSRKKATLRWATPVLFAALWLAFLWSISRPDDARGSLWLDWGALSTGLTHPLDWWATLQDGSVLRLFTALFLHADWSHLLGNLVFLLIFGLPAERVLGPWRLLLLFLVGGAISNLVAIYTMGSPDQIIIGASGAVSAMIGAYLALFPGARLGVVIPLGLFLEFVRAPAYLLIGVWAALQVVFAYIGPTFGMVAWWAHIGGFVFGVVYGMYVRAAIARRLRKRHGF, encoded by the coding sequence ATGTTCGTCTCCCTCCCATCACGCAAGAAGGCGACTCTTCGCTGGGCGACACCCGTGCTGTTTGCGGCACTGTGGCTGGCATTCCTGTGGTCGATCTCGCGCCCGGACGACGCCCGCGGAAGCCTGTGGCTGGACTGGGGCGCCCTGTCCACGGGCCTGACCCACCCGCTGGACTGGTGGGCGACGCTGCAGGACGGCAGCGTGCTGCGCCTGTTCACCGCCCTGTTCCTGCACGCCGACTGGTCGCACCTGCTGGGCAACCTGGTGTTCCTGCTGATCTTCGGCCTGCCGGCCGAGCGGGTGCTGGGCCCGTGGCGGTTGCTGCTGCTGTTCCTGGTGGGCGGGGCGATCTCGAACCTGGTCGCGATCTACACCATGGGCAGCCCGGACCAGATCATCATCGGCGCCAGTGGCGCGGTGTCGGCAATGATCGGCGCCTATCTGGCGCTGTTCCCGGGCGCGCGCCTGGGCGTGGTGATTCCGCTGGGGCTGTTCCTGGAGTTCGTACGCGCCCCGGCCTATCTGCTGATCGGTGTGTGGGCGGCGCTGCAGGTGGTTTTCGCCTACATCGGCCCGACCTTCGGCATGGTCGCCTGGTGGGCGCACATCGGCGGCTTCGTGTTCGGCGTGGTGTACGGCATGTACGTGCGCGCGGCGATCGCACGGCGACTACGCAAGCGGCACGGGTTCTGA
- a CDS encoding outer membrane protein transport protein: MQTASTIARLTLLAVGVAGALAAADANAAAFQLKENSAKGLGRAFAGSTSTEGDASVIATNPASMRLLDGTMVQGDVSAISFGAKFRGEGRYGNGAPISGGNGGDAGMIAPVPAAYFHVPFGENDNMHFGVSLTVPFGFKTEYDRDWVGRYNGVKTELQAVDLGAAFSYDVNPYLSFGASVFAERLNVDLTSAVDTGTAINATAQRTAAARVLAAGGTQAQAAAASQAAARQAAQLGFSPGTADGYLRIKGDEVSFGYTLGMTVTPVEGTNIAFSYRSEVEHKINDGKADFTIPQNAAAFLAGAAPGTFIDSNGRATITLPASATVGFTHRVNDQWQIMAEVTRTAWSKFDQVVVDYDSNQPDSVLPFHYRDTTFVSIGTDYRLNEKLTLRGGLAYDQTPTTDAHRDVRVPDTTRKWLSLGLTYAASDKMEYSVGYTHLFTTDPDVSSTSATANTVTGKYKVTGDVLAASMQYKF, translated from the coding sequence ATGCAAACCGCTTCCACCATTGCACGACTGACCCTGCTGGCCGTCGGCGTTGCCGGTGCGCTGGCCGCCGCCGACGCCAATGCCGCCGCCTTCCAGCTGAAGGAAAACAGCGCCAAGGGTCTGGGCCGCGCTTTCGCCGGTTCCACCTCGACCGAAGGCGACGCCTCGGTCATCGCCACCAACCCGGCCTCCATGCGCCTGCTCGACGGCACCATGGTGCAGGGCGATGTCAGTGCCATCAGCTTCGGTGCCAAGTTCCGCGGCGAAGGCCGTTACGGCAACGGCGCACCGATTTCGGGCGGCAACGGCGGCGATGCCGGCATGATCGCCCCGGTTCCGGCAGCCTACTTCCACGTCCCGTTCGGCGAAAACGACAACATGCATTTCGGCGTATCGCTGACCGTGCCGTTCGGCTTCAAGACCGAATACGACCGCGACTGGGTTGGCCGCTACAACGGCGTCAAGACCGAACTGCAGGCCGTCGACCTGGGTGCTGCGTTCTCCTATGACGTCAACCCGTACCTGTCGTTCGGTGCGTCGGTGTTCGCCGAACGCCTGAATGTCGACCTGACCAGCGCCGTCGATACCGGCACCGCCATCAATGCAACCGCCCAGCGTACCGCTGCCGCGCGCGTGCTGGCGGCCGGTGGCACACAGGCCCAGGCTGCTGCCGCTTCGCAGGCCGCTGCCCGGCAGGCCGCCCAGCTCGGCTTCTCGCCGGGTACCGCCGATGGCTACCTGCGCATCAAGGGTGACGAAGTGTCCTTCGGCTACACCCTGGGCATGACCGTCACCCCGGTGGAAGGCACCAACATCGCCTTCAGCTACCGCTCGGAAGTCGAGCACAAGATCAATGACGGCAAGGCTGACTTCACCATCCCGCAGAACGCGGCCGCCTTCCTGGCGGGTGCCGCTCCGGGCACCTTCATCGACAGCAACGGTCGCGCCACCATCACCCTGCCGGCCAGTGCCACTGTCGGCTTCACCCACCGTGTGAACGACCAGTGGCAGATCATGGCCGAAGTCACGCGCACGGCGTGGAGCAAGTTCGACCAGGTCGTCGTCGATTACGACTCCAACCAGCCGGACAGCGTGCTGCCGTTCCACTACCGCGACACCACTTTCGTGTCGATCGGTACCGATTACCGTTTGAACGAGAAGCTGACCCTGCGCGGTGGCCTCGCCTATGACCAGACCCCGACCACCGATGCCCACCGCGATGTGCGCGTGCCGGATACCACCCGCAAGTGGCTGTCGCTGGGCCTGACCTACGCCGCATCGGACAAGATGGAATACAGCGTGGGCTATACCCATCTGTTTACCACGGATCCGGATGTCTCCTCGACCTCGGCTACGGCCAACACCGTGACCGGCAAGTACAAGGTCACCGGCGACGTGTTGGCTGCGTCGATGCAGTACAAGTTCTGA
- the pnuC gene encoding nicotinamide riboside transporter PnuC — MNLSDPNFQLELAANIAVAGSILLAGRNNVHTWWLGIVGCALFAAVFERSHLYADMVLQFFFMVISVFGWWQWLRGDHGAPLPISRLPARAWGWLLPLAVLATFGYGWMLTRLTNAYAPYIDSAVLVLSVIAQILMMRRKLESWWVWLLVNTIAVPLYYSRGLHLTSILYVGFWINALVALRHWRHLMRDEARAADVVV; from the coding sequence ATGAACCTGTCCGACCCGAACTTCCAGCTGGAGTTGGCCGCCAACATCGCCGTTGCCGGCTCGATCCTGCTGGCCGGCCGCAACAACGTGCATACGTGGTGGCTGGGTATCGTCGGCTGTGCGCTGTTCGCTGCCGTGTTCGAGCGCTCGCACCTGTACGCGGACATGGTGCTGCAGTTCTTCTTCATGGTCATCAGCGTGTTCGGCTGGTGGCAATGGCTGCGTGGCGACCATGGCGCGCCGCTGCCGATCAGCCGCTTGCCTGCACGCGCGTGGGGCTGGCTGCTGCCGTTGGCGGTGCTGGCGACCTTCGGCTACGGCTGGATGCTGACCCGGCTGACAAACGCCTATGCGCCGTATATCGATTCGGCGGTGCTGGTGCTGAGTGTGATCGCGCAGATCCTGATGATGCGGCGCAAGCTGGAATCGTGGTGGGTGTGGCTGCTGGTCAACACCATCGCGGTGCCGCTGTACTACAGCCGTGGCCTGCATCTGACGTCGATCCTGTACGTGGGCTTCTGGATCAACGCACTGGTGGCTTTGCGCCACTGGCGGCACCTGATGCGGGATGAGGCCAGGGCGGCCGACGTTGTTGTCTGA
- a CDS encoding AAA family ATPase — protein sequence MSERAARGLVVGKFCPLHLGHERLIEFASTRCTQLLVIGWSQPGFPGYSAERRERWLRERFPQATVAVLDDARLAALCRQQSVLVRALPQDKDDEQLQRAFTAWLCMTLFGGPVQAVFTGEDYGDGFAQALAAHFGTPVRHERLDRTLDIEQACGTQLRADPHVHRHSLSPAVYAEHVQRVAFIGGESTGKSTLARVLAERQGTAWVPEFGRTLWEQQGGELQAQDLLLIAATQPQHEDQAAQHAHRWLFCDTTPLVTLGYSGWMFDTAPEPLQRAAARAYDLLFLCAPDIPFEQDGTRVGQEFRIQQHAWHLQQLQAHGMAYVLLEGDLETRIARVRSELVKRADNRFSVAA from the coding sequence TTGTCTGAGCGCGCTGCGCGGGGCCTGGTGGTCGGCAAGTTCTGCCCGCTGCACCTCGGCCACGAGCGCCTGATCGAATTTGCCTCTACCCGCTGCACGCAACTGCTGGTGATCGGCTGGTCGCAACCGGGCTTCCCCGGCTACAGCGCAGAGCGCCGCGAGCGCTGGCTGCGCGAGCGCTTCCCGCAGGCGACGGTGGCGGTGCTGGATGATGCACGGCTGGCGGCGTTGTGCAGGCAACAGAGCGTACTCGTACGTGCGCTGCCGCAGGACAAGGACGACGAGCAGCTGCAGCGCGCGTTCACCGCATGGCTGTGCATGACGCTGTTCGGCGGACCGGTGCAGGCGGTGTTTACCGGTGAAGACTATGGTGACGGCTTCGCGCAGGCACTGGCTGCACACTTCGGCACGCCGGTACGCCATGAGCGCCTGGATCGCACCCTCGATATCGAGCAGGCCTGCGGTACCCAGTTGCGCGCCGATCCGCATGTGCATCGGCACAGCCTGAGTCCGGCGGTGTATGCCGAACATGTGCAACGCGTGGCGTTCATCGGCGGTGAGTCGACTGGCAAGAGCACCTTGGCGCGGGTGCTGGCCGAACGCCAGGGCACGGCATGGGTGCCGGAGTTCGGGCGCACGTTGTGGGAGCAGCAGGGCGGCGAGCTGCAGGCGCAGGATCTGCTGCTTATCGCTGCGACCCAGCCGCAGCACGAGGACCAGGCCGCGCAGCACGCGCATCGTTGGCTGTTCTGCGATACCACGCCGTTGGTGACGCTGGGCTACAGCGGTTGGATGTTCGACACAGCGCCCGAACCGCTGCAGCGGGCCGCCGCGCGTGCGTACGACCTGCTGTTCCTGTGTGCGCCGGATATCCCGTTCGAGCAGGATGGGACGCGGGTAGGGCAGGAATTCCGCATACAGCAGCACGCGTGGCATCTGCAGCAGTTGCAGGCGCATGGGATGGCCTATGTGCTGCTGGAAGGCGATCTGGAAACGCGGATTGCGCGGGTGCGGAGTGAGCTGGTGAAGCGGGCGGACAACCGGTTCAGCGTGGCGGCGTGA
- the putA gene encoding bifunctional proline dehydrogenase/L-glutamate gamma-semialdehyde dehydrogenase PutA, producing MNAPSSPIAASDAPRPSALLSPELPAPPNPFRQAITDAWLKDEASHVRELLEQARLPADEQAKVQALAADLVARVRVRAKDQGAIEAFMRQYDLGSEEGVLLMCVAEALLRIPDQETADKLIRDKLADADWEKHLGGSDSVLVNASTWGLMLTGKLVQMNDATRADAPSAFKRLVGRVGEPVVRLAVRQAMKIMGHQFVMGRTISEALARSHKGDSASYRYSFDMLGEGALTMKDALRYLEDYRRAIHAIGGDHKARGGRADGDVNNAPGISIKLSALYPRYEHAKRARVLKDLVPGVLELAQLAKSYGIGCTVDAEESDRLELSLDIIEQVFGDASLSGWDGFGVVVQAYQKRTPYTIDHLADMARRAGRRLQVRLVKGAYWDAEIKRAQIEGYPGYPVFTRKQNTDVSYLACAKRLFTHADAIYPMFATHNAHTIAAVRSIANGGVYEHQKLHGMGDDLYAEVVPADRLGLPCRVYAPVGSHEDLLPYLVRRLLENGANSSFVNRITDERVPIADLVRDPVEMVSSFESGTHSAIAHPKIPLPVDLLRSQNHDRKNSMGANLANDNELRALAEQLNAAVKPWQAAPLVPGANPTGASLPVTNPADTREVVGQWQAADAATVQKALANAVAAQPAWNRTPAASRAAILEHAADQLEVRMPEFMALCVKEAGKSLPDGIAEVREAVDFLRYYAKQAREQFSHAEKLPSPTGESNELQLHGRGVFVCISPWNFPLAIFLGQVAAALAAGNSVIAKPAEQTNLIGYYAVKLLHDAGVPADVVQYLPGDGATVGAALTADPRVAGVAFTGSTDTARAINRAMAARDAAIGVLIAETGGQNAFIADSSALPEQLVKDAIGSAFTSAGQRCSAARVLFVQDDIADKVMTMLAGAMKELKVGNSGLLSTDVGPVIDADALKILQDHAVRMDREARLIAAAELSAEAANGTFFAPRAYELKDLGQLQKEIFGPVLHVIRWKGDQLDAVIDQINATGYGLTLGVHSRIDETVDRISNGVHVGNVYVNRNQIGAVVGVQPFGGQGLSGTGPKAGGPHYLLRFATEKTVTVNTTAAGGNASLLTLGD from the coding sequence ATGAACGCACCTTCCTCTCCCATTGCCGCTAGCGACGCTCCGCGTCCCTCGGCGCTGCTGTCGCCGGAACTGCCGGCGCCCCCCAACCCGTTCCGCCAGGCCATCACCGATGCCTGGCTGAAGGACGAGGCCAGCCATGTGCGCGAACTGCTGGAGCAGGCACGCCTGCCGGCCGACGAGCAGGCCAAGGTGCAGGCGCTGGCCGCCGACCTGGTCGCCCGCGTGCGCGTGCGCGCCAAGGACCAGGGCGCGATCGAAGCCTTCATGCGCCAGTACGACCTGGGCAGCGAGGAAGGCGTGCTGCTGATGTGCGTGGCTGAGGCGCTGCTGCGCATTCCGGACCAGGAGACCGCCGACAAGCTGATCCGCGACAAGCTGGCCGATGCCGACTGGGAAAAGCACTTGGGCGGCAGCGACTCGGTGCTGGTCAACGCCTCCACCTGGGGCCTGATGCTGACCGGCAAGCTGGTGCAGATGAATGACGCCACCCGCGCCGATGCGCCCAGCGCGTTCAAGCGCCTGGTCGGCCGCGTCGGTGAGCCGGTGGTACGCCTGGCCGTGCGCCAGGCGATGAAGATCATGGGCCACCAGTTCGTCATGGGCCGCACCATCAGCGAAGCGCTGGCACGCTCGCACAAGGGCGACAGCGCCAGCTACCGCTACTCGTTCGACATGCTCGGCGAAGGCGCGCTGACCATGAAGGACGCCCTGCGTTACCTGGAAGACTATCGTCGTGCGATCCACGCTATCGGTGGTGACCACAAGGCGCGTGGCGGCCGTGCCGATGGCGACGTCAACAACGCGCCGGGCATCTCGATCAAGCTGTCGGCGCTGTACCCGCGTTACGAGCACGCCAAGCGCGCGCGCGTGCTGAAGGACCTAGTGCCCGGCGTGCTGGAACTGGCGCAGCTGGCCAAGAGCTACGGCATCGGCTGCACCGTCGACGCCGAAGAGTCCGATCGCCTGGAGCTGTCGCTGGACATCATCGAGCAGGTGTTCGGCGACGCCTCGCTGTCCGGCTGGGATGGCTTCGGCGTGGTCGTGCAGGCCTACCAGAAGCGTACGCCGTACACGATCGACCACCTGGCCGACATGGCGCGCCGCGCCGGTCGCCGCCTGCAGGTGCGCCTGGTCAAGGGCGCCTACTGGGACGCCGAGATCAAGCGCGCACAGATCGAAGGCTACCCGGGCTACCCGGTGTTCACCCGCAAGCAGAACACCGACGTGTCCTACCTGGCCTGTGCCAAGCGTCTGTTTACCCATGCCGACGCGATCTACCCGATGTTCGCCACGCACAACGCGCACACCATCGCCGCAGTGCGCAGCATCGCCAACGGCGGCGTGTACGAGCACCAGAAGCTGCACGGCATGGGCGACGACCTGTATGCCGAAGTGGTGCCGGCCGATCGCCTTGGCCTGCCCTGCCGCGTGTACGCCCCGGTCGGCTCGCATGAGGACCTGCTGCCGTACCTGGTGCGTCGCCTGCTGGAAAACGGCGCCAACTCCAGCTTCGTCAACCGCATCACCGACGAGCGCGTGCCGATCGCCGACCTGGTCCGCGATCCGGTCGAGATGGTGTCCTCGTTCGAATCGGGCACTCACTCTGCAATCGCGCATCCCAAGATCCCGCTGCCGGTTGACCTGCTGCGCAGCCAGAACCACGACAGGAAGAACTCCATGGGCGCCAACCTCGCCAACGACAACGAACTGCGCGCCCTGGCCGAGCAGCTCAACGCTGCAGTGAAGCCCTGGCAGGCCGCGCCGCTGGTGCCGGGCGCGAACCCGACCGGCGCCTCGCTGCCGGTGACCAACCCGGCCGACACCCGCGAAGTGGTCGGCCAGTGGCAGGCCGCCGATGCCGCCACCGTGCAGAAGGCGCTGGCCAATGCCGTGGCCGCGCAGCCGGCCTGGAACCGCACCCCGGCCGCCAGCCGCGCCGCCATCCTCGAGCACGCCGCCGACCAGCTGGAAGTGCGCATGCCCGAATTCATGGCGCTGTGCGTGAAGGAAGCCGGCAAGAGCCTGCCCGACGGCATCGCCGAAGTACGCGAAGCGGTGGACTTCCTGCGCTATTACGCCAAGCAGGCGCGCGAGCAGTTCAGCCACGCCGAGAAGCTGCCCAGCCCGACCGGTGAATCCAACGAACTGCAGCTGCATGGCCGCGGCGTGTTCGTCTGCATCAGTCCGTGGAACTTCCCGCTGGCGATCTTCCTGGGCCAGGTGGCTGCCGCACTGGCCGCCGGCAACAGCGTGATCGCCAAGCCGGCCGAGCAGACCAACCTGATCGGCTACTACGCAGTGAAGCTGCTGCACGATGCCGGCGTGCCGGCTGACGTGGTGCAGTACCTGCCGGGCGATGGCGCCACCGTCGGTGCCGCGCTGACCGCCGACCCGCGCGTGGCCGGTGTGGCCTTCACCGGCTCCACCGACACCGCCCGTGCGATCAACCGCGCGATGGCTGCACGCGATGCCGCCATCGGCGTGCTGATCGCCGAGACCGGCGGCCAGAACGCCTTCATCGCCGACTCCTCGGCGCTGCCGGAACAGCTGGTCAAGGACGCGATCGGTTCGGCCTTCACCTCCGCCGGCCAGCGCTGCTCGGCCGCGCGCGTGCTGTTCGTGCAGGACGACATCGCCGACAAGGTGATGACAATGCTGGCCGGTGCGATGAAGGAACTGAAGGTCGGCAACTCCGGCCTGCTGTCCACCGACGTCGGCCCGGTGATCGACGCCGATGCACTGAAGATCCTGCAGGACCACGCCGTGCGCATGGACCGCGAAGCGCGCCTGATCGCTGCGGCCGAACTGTCCGCCGAAGCGGCCAACGGCACCTTCTTCGCACCGCGTGCGTACGAACTGAAGGATCTGGGCCAGCTGCAGAAGGAAATCTTCGGGCCGGTGCTGCACGTGATCCGCTGGAAGGGCGACCAGCTCGATGCGGTGATCGACCAGATCAACGCCACCGGCTACGGCCTGACCCTGGGCGTGCATTCGCGCATCGACGAGACCGTGGACCGCATCAGCAATGGCGTCCATGTCGGCAACGTCTACGTCAACCGCAACCAGATCGGTGCGGTGGTCGGCGTGCAGCCGTTCGGCGGCCAGGGCCTGTCCGGCACCGGCCCCAAGGCCGGCGGCCCGCACTACCTGCTGCGCTTCGCCACCGAGAAGACGGTGACGGTGAACACCACCGCCGCCGGCGGCAACGCCTCGCTGCTGACCCTGGGCGACTGA
- a CDS encoding DUF2244 domain-containing protein → MIEVLTAPDGSGTQLRLRPPRALDARQFVLLFAVLSGVMWLVSAFGWVAGNAFAPLFALLYSLLLAAALRALWRSGERQEEIRVVPACVEVIPVPGGSPVFRAHPHWVRLLTDDQRVRLASSGRQVEVGSFLAPAERQTLVETLEDLLAASDGGNRRR, encoded by the coding sequence ATGATCGAGGTGCTTACAGCTCCGGATGGGTCAGGTACGCAGCTGCGACTGCGTCCCCCACGGGCGCTCGATGCCCGGCAGTTCGTCCTGTTGTTTGCTGTGTTGTCGGGAGTGATGTGGCTGGTGTCCGCCTTCGGGTGGGTGGCCGGGAACGCATTCGCCCCCCTGTTCGCGCTGCTGTACAGCCTGTTGCTGGCAGCTGCGTTGCGCGCGTTGTGGCGCAGCGGTGAACGGCAGGAGGAGATCCGGGTAGTGCCGGCGTGCGTGGAGGTCATCCCCGTGCCCGGTGGATCGCCGGTGTTCCGGGCTCATCCGCATTGGGTGCGCCTGCTCACCGACGACCAGAGGGTCCGGCTGGCATCCAGCGGCCGGCAGGTGGAGGTGGGGAGTTTTCTCGCGCCGGCCGAACGTCAAACGCTTGTTGAAACGCTTGAAGATTTGCTCGCCGCCAGCGATGGCGGCAACCGACGACGCTAA
- the coxB gene encoding cytochrome c oxidase subunit II, producing the protein MKQSRGWGTKCVAMAAAMGALLSMPGTALAQAADPKPWQLNMGKGVTQTSRLAWESNNLSLIVCTVIGVIVFGAMAYAMFKFRKSKGAVAATFSHNTKAEVIWTVIPVIILVVMAWPATANLIKMYDTRDAEMTVKVTGYQWMWKYEYLGENVTFTSRLDRESDRMRQSGKVPTRESHPHYLLDVDNRLVLPVDTKVRFVITSDDVIHAWWVPALGWKQDAIPGFINEAWTSIEQPGVYRGQCAELCGKDHGFMPIVVEAVSKEEFKQWLAQRKPAPAPATPAAPAEPTAPASESPAQPAAPAAAEAGNAPAAAASGA; encoded by the coding sequence ATGAAGCAAAGCAGAGGGTGGGGCACGAAGTGCGTTGCAATGGCCGCCGCGATGGGGGCCCTGCTGTCGATGCCGGGGACGGCGCTGGCCCAGGCGGCCGATCCAAAGCCGTGGCAGTTGAACATGGGCAAGGGGGTGACCCAGACCTCACGCCTGGCCTGGGAATCGAACAACCTCTCGCTGATCGTCTGTACGGTGATCGGCGTGATCGTGTTCGGCGCCATGGCCTACGCGATGTTCAAGTTCCGCAAGTCCAAGGGCGCGGTCGCCGCTACCTTCAGCCACAACACCAAGGCCGAGGTCATCTGGACCGTGATCCCGGTGATCATCCTGGTGGTGATGGCGTGGCCGGCCACGGCCAACCTGATCAAGATGTACGACACCCGCGATGCCGAGATGACGGTGAAGGTCACCGGCTACCAGTGGATGTGGAAGTACGAGTACCTGGGCGAGAACGTGACCTTCACCAGCCGCCTGGACCGTGAGTCCGACCGCATGCGGCAGAGTGGCAAGGTGCCGACCCGCGAGAGCCATCCGCACTACCTGCTGGATGTCGACAACCGGCTGGTACTGCCGGTGGACACCAAGGTGCGCTTCGTCATCACCTCCGACGATGTGATCCACGCCTGGTGGGTGCCGGCGCTGGGCTGGAAGCAGGACGCGATTCCCGGCTTCATCAACGAAGCCTGGACCAGCATCGAGCAGCCCGGTGTCTACCGCGGCCAGTGCGCGGAGCTGTGCGGCAAGGACCATGGCTTCATGCCGATCGTGGTCGAGGCGGTGTCCAAGGAAGAGTTCAAGCAGTGGCTGGCGCAGCGCAAACCGGCGCCTGCACCCGCGACGCCTGCCGCGCCCGCCGAACCCACCGCGCCTGCCAGTGAATCGCCGGCGCAGCCGGCAGCACCGGCCGCCGCCGAGGCCGGCAACGCGCCTGCCGCGGCGGCCAGCGGAGCCTGA
- the ctaD gene encoding cytochrome c oxidase subunit I, protein MAHSAVGHDDHHHPQSFFERWFFSTNHKDIGTLYLGFSFIMFVIGAFMSVLIRLELAQPGIQYIRPEIFNQLTTVHALVMIFGGVMPAFVGLANWMIPLQIGAPDMALPRMNNWSFWLLPVAFSLLLLTFLLPGGAPAGGWTLYPPLSLQGGYNVAFTVFAIHVAGISSIMGAINIIATVLNMRAPGIDLLKMPIFCWAWLITAFLLIAVMPVLAGAVTMLLTDKFFGTSFFNAAGGGDPVMFQHIFWFFGHPEVYIMILPAFGVVSEIIPTFSRKPLFGYQAMVYATAAIAFLSFIVWAHHMFTVGMPLGGEIYFMFATMLISIPTGVKVFNWVSTMWRGSLTFEAPMLWSVAFVILFTIGGFSGLMLAIVAADFQYHDTYFVVAHFHYVLVTGAVFALIAAVYYWWPKWTGRMYSEKWAKVHFWWSIVFVNLLFFPQHFLGLAGMPRRIPDYSVAFADWNLISSIGAFGMFATPFMMAAILLSSLRNGEKAEARSWEGARGLEWTLPSPAPAHTFTTPPTIRPGDLAHDDIGH, encoded by the coding sequence ATGGCGCACTCGGCAGTTGGGCACGACGATCACCATCACCCGCAGAGCTTCTTCGAGCGTTGGTTCTTCTCGACCAACCACAAGGACATCGGCACGCTGTACCTGGGTTTCAGCTTCATCATGTTCGTCATCGGCGCGTTCATGAGCGTGCTGATCCGGCTGGAACTGGCCCAGCCCGGCATCCAGTACATCCGTCCGGAAATCTTCAACCAGCTGACCACCGTGCATGCGCTGGTGATGATCTTCGGCGGGGTGATGCCGGCCTTCGTCGGCCTGGCCAACTGGATGATCCCGCTGCAGATCGGCGCGCCGGACATGGCGCTGCCGCGCATGAACAACTGGTCGTTCTGGCTGTTGCCGGTGGCCTTCAGCCTGCTGCTGCTGACCTTCCTGCTGCCCGGTGGTGCGCCGGCCGGTGGCTGGACGCTGTACCCGCCGCTGTCGCTGCAGGGCGGCTACAACGTGGCGTTCACCGTGTTCGCCATCCACGTGGCCGGCATCAGTTCGATCATGGGCGCGATCAACATCATCGCTACGGTGCTGAACATGCGCGCGCCCGGCATCGACCTGCTGAAGATGCCGATCTTCTGCTGGGCCTGGCTGATCACTGCGTTCCTGCTGATCGCGGTGATGCCGGTGCTGGCAGGTGCGGTGACGATGCTGCTGACCGACAAGTTCTTCGGCACCAGCTTCTTCAATGCGGCCGGTGGTGGTGACCCGGTGATGTTCCAGCACATCTTCTGGTTCTTCGGCCATCCCGAGGTCTACATCATGATCCTGCCCGCCTTCGGCGTGGTCAGCGAGATCATTCCGACCTTCAGCCGCAAGCCGCTGTTCGGCTACCAGGCGATGGTCTACGCCACCGCGGCGATCGCGTTCCTGTCATTCATCGTCTGGGCCCACCACATGTTCACCGTGGGCATGCCGCTGGGTGGTGAGATCTACTTCATGTTCGCCACCATGCTGATCTCGATCCCGACCGGGGTGAAGGTGTTCAACTGGGTCAGCACGATGTGGCGCGGTTCGCTCACCTTCGAAGCCCCCATGCTGTGGTCGGTGGCGTTCGTCATCCTGTTCACCATCGGCGGGTTCTCCGGCCTGATGCTGGCGATCGTGGCCGCCGACTTCCAGTACCACGACACCTACTTCGTGGTCGCCCACTTCCACTACGTGCTGGTGACCGGCGCGGTGTTCGCGCTGATCGCGGCGGTGTACTACTGGTGGCCGAAGTGGACCGGGCGCATGTACAGCGAGAAGTGGGCCAAGGTGCACTTCTGGTGGTCGATCGTGTTCGTCAACCTGCTGTTCTTCCCGCAGCACTTCCTCGGCCTGGCCGGCATGCCGCGGCGCATCCCCGATTACTCGGTGGCGTTCGCCGACTGGAACCTGATCAGTTCGATCGGTGCGTTCGGCATGTTCGCCACGCCGTTCATGATGGCCGCGATCCTGCTGTCCTCGCTGCGCAATGGCGAGAAGGCCGAGGCGCGCTCCTGGGAAGGTGCGCGTGGCCTGGAGTGGACGCTGCCGTCGCCGGCACCGGCGCACACCTTCACCACGCCGCCGACCATACGCCCGGGTGACCTGGCCCACGACGATATCGGTCATTGA
- a CDS encoding cytochrome c oxidase assembly protein, with product MSETPATTPSRSAGLPRLIGVAVVVFLLTFSLVPLYRIACEKVFGVRLERGPGSEASTGAASGKRTVRVEFDGGVNSRLPWSFHPEQLTMDVVPGELNEALYFARNDSQQAVVGSAVPSVAPARASGFFSKTECFCFTAQTLQAGETRDMPVRFIVDPDLPPEIRTITLSYTFYRNDALSDRLAPAATSEGAHAAP from the coding sequence ATGAGCGAAACGCCGGCCACCACTCCGTCACGCAGCGCCGGCCTGCCGCGCCTGATCGGCGTTGCGGTGGTGGTGTTCCTGCTGACGTTTTCGCTGGTGCCGCTGTATCGCATCGCCTGCGAGAAGGTATTCGGCGTGCGCCTGGAGCGTGGCCCGGGCAGCGAAGCCAGTACCGGTGCCGCCAGTGGCAAGCGCACCGTGCGGGTGGAGTTCGATGGCGGGGTCAATTCGCGGCTGCCGTGGTCGTTCCATCCCGAGCAGCTGACCATGGATGTGGTGCCTGGCGAGCTCAACGAGGCGCTGTACTTCGCCCGCAACGACAGCCAGCAGGCGGTGGTCGGCAGCGCGGTGCCTTCAGTGGCACCGGCGCGCGCGTCCGGATTCTTCAGCAAGACCGAGTGCTTCTGCTTCACCGCGCAGACCCTGCAGGCCGGCGAGACGCGCGACATGCCGGTGCGCTTCATCGTCGATCCGGACCTGCCGCCGGAAATCCGGACGATCACCTTGTCCTACACCTTCTACCGCAACGATGCGTTGTCCGATCGGCTGGCTCCGGCCGCCACCTCGGAAGGCGCCCACGCTGCTCCCTGA